The genomic segment GACGAAAGATGTGCCGCTCGAGGACAGTGACCACCTGAAACAAGTGCGCGCCGAATTTAGCGGGACTGCAGCACATCGCGCACCCTTCGTCACCATGGGCGACGAGATAACCGGCTCTCGCTACTGGCATGGCAAGCTGATGGACGCATGGGCTGCGGAGTGGATGCGCTACTTCACCGATGGGAGGGGCACGTTTGCCACCACGGCCATGGAGGACACGGGCACGCTGCAGTCGCTTCATTTTCTGGCGAACGCCGGCCGCGTCGATTGGTCGCGCGTCCTGGTGCTGCGCACCGTGAGCAACTACGATCAGCAGCCGCGCGGCCTTGACGCGGCGCAAAGCCTCGCCCGGCAGCGCATCGGGAACTACAGCGCCTATCTGCCCTCGCTTGAGGCGGCGTATCGCGTCGGCCACACCGTTGTGAACGAATTGCTGACAAACTGGGCGAAGTATGCGGAGGCCAAATGAGAATTTCGGCACGCGTCGAGAACACGCGCGGCGACCATCGCGCAACTGTCGAGACCAACGAGCAGCAGAAGAGCCTTACGATCCCCGCCAAGCCCGAAGGACTCGGCTCCGCAGTCAACGGAGGCGAGTTCCTGTTCCTCGCGTTGGCCACCTGCTACTGCAACGACATCTATCGAGAGGCTGCGAAGCGCGGACTCAGCGTCAGCCGGGTGGGTGTCGAGGTAAACGGCGAGTTCGGCGGCCCCGGCGATCCGGCAAAGAACATCGAGTATCGCGCGAGCGTAGAGTCCGATGCGCCGCGCGAAGAGGTGCTTGCGTTGATGCGCCACACCGACACCGTCGCCGAGATCCAGAACACACTGCGGCATTCGTCCACAGTCACGCTGGTCGACTGCCAGGTGACGAACCCGTGACGCGGCTTTCCCGGTCCGCTTGGCAAACGCAGGACCGGCAGTAGAGAATGCTCTCGTCACACATACCATCTGATCCGCCTTCGAATCGCCTCGCCCTATGCGTGGGTGATGATCCTGAGGCGATCCCAGGGACGAATGAAGCTCAACATTGCCACATTGGCGGTAATTCTGTTTGCCGCAATCGTCTTCGCCCTGAATACCACGCACCTGGCGTGGACCCCTTGGCACATCGCAGGTCTTGCAATCGCGATACCCGCGCTGCTGTTGCTGGTAGTGGCACGGCTGCAACTGGGCCGCGCCTTCAGCATTGAGGCCAAAGCATCCGTGTTGGTAACCCACGGGCTCTACTCGAAGATTCGCAATCCTATCTATGTCTTCGGCGCGCTCATGATTCTTGGCCTCATCATCTTCTCCCGACAGCTTTGGTTTCTATTGGTATTCGCGGTGCTCATCCCGATGCAGGTGTACCGCAGCCGCCGCGAGTCGCGCGTGCTGGAAGAGAAGTTCGGCGCGGCTTATCTGGAGTACAAGCGCAGGACCTGGTTTTAGTCGTATTCGAGTTTCACTGATTCCCTGAGGAGTTCGACATGCATTCTCCGTGGTTTGGCGAGTTTATGGGAACGATGGTCCTGGTGCTGCTGGGCAACGGCGTCTGCGCCGGCGTAACGCTGCGCAAATCGTACGCGGCGAACTCAGGATGGATCGTCGTCACAACCGGCTGGGCGCTGGCAGTCATGTGCGGAGTGCTGGTCGCACAGGGATTCGGCGCTCATGGCGCGCTCAATCCGGCTATCACCCTGGCGAACGATGTGGTCAGCGGCCATTACGAGGATCTGCTTTCGCTGTGGTCTGCGCAGATGCTGGGCGCAGTCTGCGGCGCGACGCTGATGACGCTGCACTATGGGCCGCACTGGGCGCAGACAGAAGATCCCGCTGCGAAGCTCGGCATCTTCTGCACCGGACCGGCAATCAAGGCACCGATGTGGAACCTTCTCAGTGAGATTATCGGCACTGCCCTGCTGGTGGTCGTCGCGGGCGCAATCTTCTCTCCAGGAGTGGCCCCCAACGGACCGGCGGCAGGCGTTGGCACGTGGCTGGTGGCAAGCCTGGTGTGGGGCATCGGACTCTCGCTGGGCGGAACGACCGGCTATGCGATCAACCCAGCGCGCGACCTCGGCCCCCGTCTGACTCATGCGATCCTGCCGATCCCCGGCAAGGGCAGGTCAAATTGGAGCTACGCGCCGATCCCGGTCCTCGGGCCGTTGATCGGCGGAGTATTAGCCGGTCTGCTGGTGAAGTTCACCCACCCCTGGTGAGCACCTGCGGTTCGGCCGACCGCGCCTCCGGCGCGAAGTCGCAGTGCTGAGACCGGCAATCTGCGGTTAAGCAACCTCGATCATGATCTTGCCGAAGCGTGCCGGATCGCGATCCCACGCGGCCAGGATAGCCGGGGCTTCGGCAAGCGAGACCGTGTGCGTGATGGCCTCGCTTACCGGGAATAGCTTCGCCTCAAGCATGCGGATGACGTCGCGGAAGTCCTCGGGCTGTGCATTGCGCGATCCCAGGATGTCGAGTTCCTTCTGCACGAAGAGCCGTGTTTCGTAGGCCACTTGCTCCTTCG from the Occallatibacter riparius genome contains:
- a CDS encoding OsmC family protein — encoded protein: MRISARVENTRGDHRATVETNEQQKSLTIPAKPEGLGSAVNGGEFLFLALATCYCNDIYREAAKRGLSVSRVGVEVNGEFGGPGDPAKNIEYRASVESDAPREEVLALMRHTDTVAEIQNTLRHSSTVTLVDCQVTNP
- a CDS encoding methyltransferase family protein; the encoded protein is MKLNIATLAVILFAAIVFALNTTHLAWTPWHIAGLAIAIPALLLLVVARLQLGRAFSIEAKASVLVTHGLYSKIRNPIYVFGALMILGLIIFSRQLWFLLVFAVLIPMQVYRSRRESRVLEEKFGAAYLEYKRRTWF
- a CDS encoding MIP/aquaporin family protein, with protein sequence MHSPWFGEFMGTMVLVLLGNGVCAGVTLRKSYAANSGWIVVTTGWALAVMCGVLVAQGFGAHGALNPAITLANDVVSGHYEDLLSLWSAQMLGAVCGATLMTLHYGPHWAQTEDPAAKLGIFCTGPAIKAPMWNLLSEIIGTALLVVVAGAIFSPGVAPNGPAAGVGTWLVASLVWGIGLSLGGTTGYAINPARDLGPRLTHAILPIPGKGRSNWSYAPIPVLGPLIGGVLAGLLVKFTHPW